In the Trichoderma atroviride chromosome 4, complete sequence genome, CAGAAATTTGGCATCTTCGCCCAAGTCTTCTATACTGCCGCATAGCAAGGCCGACGCGTCGTTTTCGTCGTCACTCGTGTAACATCTTGTTCGGTTTCCGCTTGTGACACGCGTCCGACGGGAACCAAGCTGAGAGACGCGTTGACGCCGAGGTTGGTTCATATTTGTTTGGAAAGCAGCGACTGCTTTCTTACAGCGggtataaaagtaaaatatttcGTGTAGGGGAAAAGGtgtgatggtggtgaaaATCCCATTTATTAAAGGGACAGAAACGACAAATTTTGTCGAATTTGTAGACGTTGAAGCTGGTTGCTAATTGCATGTAGCTTGCCAGCAATCAGATAGGTTGAATCATGCTGATTAGCTGGCTGTGATCATGGATCGAGTTATGGAGCACGCCGGGCAGCTCTTTGCCGGTAACTCATGTCGACACCAAGACAACATGTGATAGTTGCTGTTACCTTCTATAAGAGGCCGTTCTTCAAAAATAAATCCTATTCCCGCCAGCAACAAGTCAAatatcgtcttcatcattcagATCTCGCATGTCTAGCATACCCTGGACACGCAGATAATCAAGCCTGCAAGTACCGTGATGGACAAGCATGTCCCCTCCCACACATCTGCCCAGCCGAGATACCTCCGTTCACGCTCAAGATACACGTGTTTATCGCGAGAGCTGCGTCTTATCgcttcttggcggcggccagccAACCACAGACGCGCAGCCAGTCACCACCccacctttttcttttcatcccCCACCATCAATCTCCCCTCCTAAACACCAATTTTGGCATGAAGCGTCTCTCATTTGCAGGCCCGCGTTTGGAATAATACAACAAAGACGAAGCAAATAGGCCGAAGAAAACGAGGCCCAAGGACGACGCATCCAACACCATCTTCGCGCCAGAACTGCTCGTCCTAACCATCGCCCACGCCCAACATGGAGGATCAACTGGCGCAGCTCCTGGCCAACGCTCAGCTTTCCGAACAAGCACCccgccaagctgctgaaatCGAGATCAAGCGAGCCCAGACAAATCCTGCCTTCCCCATCTCGCTTGCTCGCATCGCCGCCCACTCGTCCATCGACACGGCCATCCGACAGTCTGCTCTCAGCACGCTGCGACTGTTTATCGAGAAGAATTGGTCTgtcgaggagctggacgaggagcCCCAGATCCCCATCTCCGACGAAGCGAGAGAGATCCTAAAGCAGACCTTGCTGGAGGTGGCTTTGAGCCCCGAGGACGACAGAAAAGTCAAGATCGCAGCGAGGTAAGATTCTTTCAACCACTGTGGCTTTTGCCTCGATTCAGAGCCTGTTCGAAGCCTACATCGAGTCTATATGCGGGTTTAAGAAATGGGAAGCTAAACGGTTTCTTCATACTTTAGTTATGCTGTCGGCAAGGTCGCCATCCACGATTTTCCCGAGCAATGGCCCGCCCTTCTGCCCACCATCCTCGGCGTTATCCCGACGGGCAACGATGCCCAGCTCCACGGAGCCTTGAGGGTGCTTAGCGACCTGGTCGACGAAAGCTTGAGCGAGGATCAattcttctccatggcccAAGACATTGCCAAGGCGCTTACCGAGGTGGCCCTCAACGAGAACCGAAAGCCCATGCTGCGCGCGCTTGCAATTTCCGTCTTCCGAGGATGCTTCGATTTGATGAACATGGTCAAGGACGAGAACAAGGAGGTCAAGTCTTTTGCAGAGGAGCTGCTGACACAGTGGAACCCTTTCTTCATTGCTGTGCTCAAGGGCCGCCTGCCGGAAGGCGACTCCAGCTCTGGCGCCCAGCCCGAGGCCTGGAATAGCATTATTGCTCTCAAGCTGCAAGTCGTCAAGACTCTCCTTCGGATTCGCAGAGTCTTTCCCAACCTCCTTCTCCCCCAGagcaccatcttcttcaccgcGGTGTGGGAAGAGCTCAGCATTATGCAAGCCGCTTACGAGCAACTCTACATCATTGACGAGGTGCAGTCTCGCCTGGAAGACTCAGATAACCTCCCCTATACCCTCGACCTTCTCAtcctggaggagcttgacTTCCTGAACCAGTGCTTCCGTGCACCCCCCGTCCAAGCGGAGCTCGACAGCCATCTGCAGGCCCATGCCTCTGGCCACGAAGTCCCCTGGATGATGGACCTTATGAAGATGCTTGTTGGATATTCTCGAGTGACTcgcgaggagcaggagctCTGGGACTTTGACTGCTCTTTGTACTTGGCAGAGGAAACATCGGTCACGGCCAACTACACTGCTCGTACTGCTGCCGGTGACCTTCTCATCAAGCTGGGCGAGTGGTTCAACGAGAAGACGGTCGATGGTCTGTTTGGATACACCAAGACTCTCTTCCCGGGCGAGGGCCCCTCGGCATGGAGAAGCCAGGAGGCGGCGCTCTACTTGTTCGTCATGCTCGTCAGCGACTTTGAGGATTTGAGCAAGCCTCTCCCCGACGTTGTCGCCAGCGCATACCTGGAGCTCGTCGACTTTTCCATCAACCAGTCCAAGCAGCCACTGTTGCGTGCTCGAGGATATCTCGTGGGTGGCATCATTGGCCGCTCGCACCAGACCCCGCCCAACCTGGTTGATCGCATCGTGCACTCCATTACCACCGAAGAGTCAGAGGTTGTGCAAGTCGCGTGTATCAAGGCCATTGAAGGTCTGATCAACTCGGGACGTGTGCCCGTTGATCGCCAAACGCCCATCATTGCCTCTATCCAGGCCTACATGAACGGCAAGGACCCGGAGGAAATGGAAGCGGCTGACGAGCTCCTCGTCACCCTGACAGAGACCCTCCGAGCCGCCATTGGCATGGACAGCCAGATTGCCATCTCTAGCGACATTCCGTCCGTGGATCTCCTTTTCCTGCTGGCGAAGCTGGGAGCCAGCAACTTCCAAGTCACAATGCTGGTCACAGAAGCATTTGAGGATATTGTCGGCAGTCTCTCAGGCGCCTCCTCATATGCTGCCTTGTGCGCTCGCATTCTGCCAACACTGACTGGTGCATTTGACGTGGCCAACCTCACAGAGGACAACCCTCTTGTCACGGTCGCAACAGAGTTGCTGGTCGTTTTGACAGAGCATGCCTCAGAGCCTCTCCCAGAGGGCTTcgtggctgctgcgctcCCCAAGCTCAACCGTCTGCTCATGGAATCGACCGAGGGTGACGTTCTGCGACCTGGATCGGAGGCAGTCAAGTGGATTCTGGTGCACGACCACCAGCAGGTCTTTAACTGGCACGACTCCAACGGCCGATCTGGCTTGGAAGTCTGCCTGCACATTATTGACCGGCTCTTGGGTCCTTCCATTGAAGACAATGCTGCCTCCGAGGTTGGAGGATTGGCTGCTGAACTGGTAGAGAAGGCTGGACAGGAACGGTTGGGACCATTCTTGCCACAGCTTCTGCAGGCTGTTGCTAATCGACTGGCCACTGCGCAGGCCGCCGCTTTCATCCAGTCTCTTATCATTGTCTTTGCGCGACTGTCCCTGGGCGGTGCGCAAGATGTTGTTGAGTTCCTAAGCCAGATCCAGATCAACGGCGAGAGCGGCCTTCAAGTTGTTTTGGCCAAGTGGCTCGAAAACTCCGTCAACTTTGCCGGCTACGATGAGATTAGACAAAAGTTCGTTGAAAAAAATCTACACACCGGGCCCTGCTTTGAATAGATGTGGAATTTGCTAACGCGTCGATAGCGTCATTGCGTTGTCGAAGCTTTACTCGCTCAACGACCCTCGAGTAGCACAAACCTCGGTCAAGGGCGATCTAATTGTCGGCGCTGACGACGGAATGATCAAGACCCGATCCCGCGCCAAGAAGAGTACGTCAACAAACTTTTTCAGTATTCACAGTACggccgccatcatggaccGACTGTACCACCAGTACACAAGTGAAGACCAAGAGACTAATAAGCCACCAACTGAAACAATAGACCCCGACAAGTACACCATCATTCCTGCGACTCTCAAGATTGTCAAGGTCTTGATCGAGGAGCTCCTGTCCGCCTCGGGCGCCCGAGCTGCTGCGAAcgccgcctctgccgctgTCACCACTTCTGCAGAGTTCGATGACGAAGACAACGAGGAGGAAGGGtgggaagacgaagacgataCGCTCGACCTCTCCCTGGGCGCGACAAAGGCCGAACTCATGGCCTACGGCATGGATTCTAGCGCACGACAGCGCGACGACGAGACCCAACAATACCTTACCGAGTTCTTCATCCGCTGCGGCCGCGAGAACGTCGCCAACTTCCAGGAGTGGTACAACATGCTAACAAACGACGAAAAGGCGAAGCTGAACGAGGTGGCCAATGCTGCAAGCCAATAGGAGAGCCGCGCCATGTCCGAAACGATTCTGCTTCAGCAGAGGGTTACAAGAGTGACTGTTCGGGAGAAGGCCCTGCGGAAGATGGTGTGATGCTGATTGATTCTATATTGGGTAGGTGggccaggaaaaaaaaatattctttGGGAGGGGAAATTCTGTCTTTACAGCAatgcgagagagagagagagaagttTAATCAATtcaagaggaagagaaaacaaaaaaagccacaTGATGGGTAAAAGAGAGgaaatataagttaaaagaTTACGATTGAAATGAAAGCATTAACGATGGTAGAGTGGCGGGTGGCGATAGATACCTTTGATAGTATAGAGAATAAGACATATAAGTGTTGGTTCGCTGGTAATTTGAGATGGAGCAAAAATTGTATAACTGGTTATCTGGGATAAAATAAGAATTGAGTAATTCAATTGTCCACTGTTAATTCAATGGTGGATATTCTTAGCTCTGCTGTCATTC is a window encoding:
- a CDS encoding uncharacterized protein (BUSCO:EOG092D0GFU) yields the protein MEDQLAQLLANAQLSEQAPRQAAEIEIKRAQTNPAFPISLARIAAHSSIDTAIRQSALSTLRLFIEKNWSVEELDEEPQIPISDEAREILKQTLLEVALSPEDDRKVKIAASYAVGKVAIHDFPEQWPALLPTILGVIPTGNDAQLHGALRVLSDLVDESLSEDQFFSMAQDIAKALTEVALNENRKPMLRALAISVFRGCFDLMNMVKDENKEVKSFAEELLTQWNPFFIAVLKGRLPEGDSSSGAQPEAWNSIIALKLQVVKTLLRIRRVFPNLLLPQSTIFFTAVWEELSIMQAAYEQLYIIDEVQSRLEDSDNLPYTLDLLILEELDFLNQCFRAPPVQAELDSHLQAHASGHEVPWMMDLMKMLVGYSRVTREEQELWDFDCSLYLAEETSVTANYTARTAAGDLLIKLGEWFNEKTVDGLFGYTKTLFPGEGPSAWRSQEAALYLFVMLVSDFEDLSKPLPDVVASAYLELVDFSINQSKQPLLRARGYLVGGIIGRSHQTPPNLVDRIVHSITTEESEVVQVACIKAIEGLINSGRVPVDRQTPIIASIQAYMNGKDPEEMEAADELLVTLTETLRAAIGMDSQIAISSDIPSVDLLFLLAKLGASNFQVTMLVTEAFEDIVGSLSGASSYAALCARILPTLTGAFDVANLTEDNPLVTVATELLVVLTEHASEPLPEGFVAAALPKLNRLLMESTEGDVLRPGSEAVKWILVHDHQQVFNWHDSNGRSGLEVCLHIIDRLLGPSIEDNAASEVGGLAAELVEKAGQERLGPFLPQLLQAVANRLATAQAAAFIQSLIIVFARLSLGGAQDVVEFLSQIQINGESGLQVVLAKWLENSVNFAGYDEIRQNVIALSKLYSLNDPRVAQTSVKGDLIVGADDGMIKTRSRAKKNPDKYTIIPATLKIVKVLIEELLSASGARAAANAASAAVTTSAEFDDEDNEEEGWEDEDDTLDLSLGATKAELMAYGMDSSARQRDDETQQYLTEFFIRCGRENVANFQEWYNMLTNDEKAKLNEVANAASQ